GTATCTCTATGCCGGGAAAATCGCGACGAACGGTAGTTCGTTGACGGCGCAGATTTCCGTGTCGGCCTACCAGCCGAACGCTGTTTCCGTGTTCAACACTGCTGGAGGGAAGTTCACGCTTTCCCTTAGTGGCACGGTTTCGGGCGACAACTTCCACCTCACCGGCAACGCTCCTATCGCGGGCATACCGGAAATTTCGATTCACGGCAGCCGTGTGGCTGCGTTGACGCTGTAACCACCGGGCCCGCTGCCTGCGGGCCCTCTGTTGCAAGCTCGAAAATCGCAACCCTTCGGGTTACGGGAGCATGCCTCGCGTCATTAATTGGAAGCCGGCACTGATTGCCTCTTCAGCCAGCTTCCCGACCACATGCTTGGCACCGCCCGACAATGCCGACTTCATGCGACGCCCCAATGATCCAATACCGTCAATGGACCGTGGCACTGAGTTGAGAGTTACCAAGCCTTGAGCTGTTAGTTGCGCACCGACGAACACATCATCATTCAGCGTTTCTCTACATCGAATGTAATCCGCGCAGCATAGCGAATTTCCTCGCAAACGTGCAATGGGCGTTTGGCCAAAGTTGAGGTGCAACCGAAGACTAGGATCCGCCGACTCGCCCTGCCACGTCGCTCACTGTGAAATCACGAGACGTCAGCACGATGCGGCCCTCGCTTGGGGCGGAGCGACTTCTGGCAGCAACACTCCGGATTCGCTCCCAGCCGATTAGAAAGGCCTCGCTGAGGGCGGTGTCTCGCAGAGGGCCGGCGAGCCCTACATAACACTCCGTCGTGAAACTCGTGGATCTTTCGATCTTTCGACGAGCCAAGTCCGCCTGCCGGAGCGGGTCGACTCGATCGAGGATGGAGTTAGGCGTCACCTCTTCTGCCCGTCCCCAGTGTTACCAACTCCGCCTCCGGGCTGGACTTGTCCGCGGGTAGCGTCAGCGGCAGCCAATGCTGCCGCTTGTGCCAACGACTGCACATCCCGAAGAGACTTCTTCCAGCCAGCCAACTTGGCTGAGAGATCGTTTGCTGCGCCTGGGTCTGAAGATGTCGGACATGTGAGTTCCCCTAGGTCACTTGCAATCTGGTCATGAACCTGCCTAAAGCCCGCGAGGGCTTGGGACGCGCGTGCATAGGACTGGCCTGGGGCGTAGAACGCCGCGACCGCCGCCGTAGCGGTTCCCAAGGCTGGAAAAACGATCGCAAGAATACGAATGGCGCGTGCCGTCCGACCGTCTCCTTTCCCAAACTCCGTGGAACTGAGGCTCACAAGCACGGTTGTCGCCAAGCCCAGCGCGATAGCTACTAAGGTTGCGATCTGCAGCACCAGATATGCGTTTGCGGCAGCTAAGGCGTTCTCTCCGCGGCCTATCAATAGGCTTTTAGACAGGAACCGCAAGTCGGTTGCGGCTGGCAAGACTGCATCTTGAGTCAACAGGTTTGACGGATCCGCTGCGTAGCTTTCGCCATATTTTCCGAACTGTGCTCGCACGCGAGCGTTAATCACTGGTTTTTGTAGTAGATCGGATGTACATCTGGTGATCCAACGATCGACTGCCTCGCCATTCAGTCGTGCCGCATTGAACTCGGCATTTGGTTGCTTGCCGCCGGTGTCACCGCCATGGGCCCAGGCTACTATGCCATTTAGCCCTGATTGCTCTGCAGGCCATCGCAGTGACCGGCTCGGGTCTGGAAAGATCGTCCGCACGCCGAGGGCAAAGACTGCCGCAATGACGATGAGTGCGAGAATGAGCGCCGAGACTCCCGCCGCGACCAACGCAAGTCGATAGAAAAAAACCTCTTACAGTAGGCACTGGACCTCCTTTTGAGTTTTTTGGCAGACTGCTCGTACAGCGTGCCGAATCTTCGTCTGATATCGTTTCGGTCTTCGGGCAACCGTTGCGCACCGGAGCAATCTGGCTGCGCATAAAGGGCTGCTCTGGTCAGTTCAACCGCGCTTGAAGCTCATCCACGAAGATTGACGAGTTGCCGTGTGTGTAGGCAATGTGGACCTCTGTTCTTGCTCGGCTTATGCCCACATAGAATAGCCGACGACTTTCATTGATCTCATCAGGTCTGGCGCCATTCCGTGGCAATCGCCCGTGATCAATCCCAAACAGAAATACGAAGCGAAACTCTCGGCCCTTTGCGCTGTGAAGCGTGGACAGCATCAGCCTGTCGAATGTATGTTCGCCGGCAAACTCCGCAACAGTCATCTCCGCGTAGTCGGCATCCGGCGAGACTCTCTCCAGAAACGAACCCAGGATGTTGAGCTCATCCCTCAGGTTCGGCGATAGTTGGGCATGTTGGTCCAACACGGTGCGCTTGAATCGCTGTAGCCAGTCATAGAGCACCATGTCGGGTCTTCGCATCTCCCATAGACAAGCCACTAGCGCTCGATGAAATGCCGCTGCGTCCAATTCTGCTCGGATGGCGTCCCCGAACAGCCTTCGCCCCTCCGATACCAACTGGGAAAACCGTGGGCTACCAGTCCGCCACCCTCCGCAACACCATTGAGCGCTCAGTTCCAACCATTGCATCAACCGGCTCGACCTGGGATATAGAGCGTTACCATCCGTCCGAATAAACGGAACTCCGGCGTGGCGCGCCGCCTCTGCGACAGCATTGCCAATCCAGGCGGCGGGATACAAGACGGCAATTTCGTCGTAGCGAACACCTGGCTCACGCGCCATAGCGGCGGGAAGGAGGTCGGTCATGAGACGACGAGCCTGCACCTCGTAGCTACCCCCGAGGGAATGGAAGAAAATTTCACCCTGCGGCGCCCCGTCCACCGCCGCGTACCCGCGATCCACCCCAAGAACAGCGCCAGACGCGGCCACGATTCGATGTCCGCTCCGATAATTGAGCTGAAGGCGAATGATCTCCACATCCTCCCTCTCGGCCAGACGCTGCAACATTTGCGGCTGAGCTCCAATGAAGCCGTAAATCGACTGGTCGACATCTCCCACTGCGAAAAGCCGCATACCAGCACTAAAGCAGAGGCCCATAACCATGCGGTGCAGAGCCGCACCGAGGTCCTGATACTCGTCAACGACCAGGACAGGGTATTTCGCAAGCAATGCTGTCTGAAGCCAAGGGTTCTCTCTCAGCGCACGAACTGCGAGAAGAGGCATGTCATCGAAGTCAATGAGCCCACGAACGCGGAGCTCGGCCTCATAGGCCTCAGCCAACCTTGCCAAACGAGGATTCGTATCCCGCCATAGGTCGCTGTCCCGATTAAGGATTGAGCGACGATAGCTCCCCATTTGCGAGCGTATGGTTTGCAGATTGGGAACCGCACCCATGGCAACTTGGGCCGCATCGTCCAGAGCCGCAAGCGCTTCCGCATTGGTGGCGACACGGAAGTCATCTGGTAATCCCAAACCCGCCACCTTCGCGTAGGGCAAGATCACCTGCGTAAGCGAGAATGAGTGCACAGTTCCTACGAAAACACGCCCGCCTGGCTCTACGCCTAGCGAAGAAAGTCGTGCCTCTAGCTCACGAGCACACTCGTTGTTGTACGTAATGCATGCGACACCCCGCGGCTCGGCTACGTCCTCTGCGAGAAGCCGTGCCATCTTGGTAGTGAGAGTCTTCGTCTTGCCGCTACCAGGACCAGCCAAGACTACACAGTGTCCTCGCGACTCGTAAGCTGCCCACTGCCCAGGATTGTCGCGAAGCTCCTCGGCAGCTTGAAGATAGGCGGCGCGATTAGACACGATTGACTACGTAGGAGATCGCTTTAGATATGTATTCAGGAGGGATGGCACC
This genomic interval from Cupriavidus metallidurans CH34 contains the following:
- a CDS encoding ATP-dependent helicase, whose translation is MSNRAAYLQAAEELRDNPGQWAAYESRGHCVVLAGPGSGKTKTLTTKMARLLAEDVAEPRGVACITYNNECARELEARLSSLGVEPGGRVFVGTVHSFSLTQVILPYAKVAGLGLPDDFRVATNAEALAALDDAAQVAMGAVPNLQTIRSQMGSYRRSILNRDSDLWRDTNPRLARLAEAYEAELRVRGLIDFDDMPLLAVRALRENPWLQTALLAKYPVLVVDEYQDLGAALHRMVMGLCFSAGMRLFAVGDVDQSIYGFIGAQPQMLQRLAEREDVEIIRLQLNYRSGHRIVAASGAVLGVDRGYAAVDGAPQGEIFFHSLGGSYEVQARRLMTDLLPAAMAREPGVRYDEIAVLYPAAWIGNAVAEAARHAGVPFIRTDGNALYPRSSRLMQWLELSAQWCCGGWRTGSPRFSQLVSEGRRLFGDAIRAELDAAAFHRALVACLWEMRRPDMVLYDWLQRFKRTVLDQHAQLSPNLRDELNILGSFLERVSPDADYAEMTVAEFAGEHTFDRLMLSTLHSAKGREFRFVFLFGIDHGRLPRNGARPDEINESRRLFYVGISRARTEVHIAYTHGNSSIFVDELQARLN
- a CDS encoding GrlR family regulatory protein, whose product is MVKDGFYKVQFSAAVQGAGGVVVVENGVVRGADDQYLYAGKIATNGSSLTAQISVSAYQPNAVSVFNTAGGKFTLSLSGTVSGDNFHLTGNAPIAGIPEISIHGSRVAALTL